The Phycisphaerae bacterium genomic interval CCGCCTTCATCCTTCCTCACTGAACCCTGAACCCTGAACCCTGAACCCTTCATGACGCTCCTCCCTTCAGGCTGACTGCCGCCATGGCCACGGCATCGACGTCCCCTTGGTCGATGACCCCATCCCCGTTTACGTCCCAGTCGGACGGTCTGGCCTCGCCCCGTCCAGAAGCCTTTCTTGCCGATGCCGCGCTGTCCTGCGGGCCGACGAGGGCGTCGGCCCCACTGGTGTCGGCCGTGGTTCCGAGCCTTTCGTCGAGGTGGCGGGCGAGGATGAAAGCGTCAAGGATGTCGACCCGGCCGTTGCGGTCGATGTCTTTGGGGCCGGCGGGGGTTACAGCGGCAATCATCATCTCGGGTGAGGGGGTGGACTTCAGGCCGCCCTGGCCGATCCAGACCGCCAGACCGATGGCCGCAGCCGCCGCCGTTACCGCTATGGAGACGCGCCGCAACACGATCCAAGCTCGTCGTCGAGTGGCAATCCTGACCCGGGCGGCGGCGAGAATGGCCTCGTCAAGCTGCGCGGGTACAGGCCCCCCTGAAGGATAAATCTTCCGCATTTCGTTCACAAGTTCTTGTGGAACATGAACCTGCAATCGATCTTCTTCGCCTGGACATTGTCTGACCATGTTCGTACCCTCTGCCTGCTTGAGCGCGCGGCACGGTCCGAAGGTTCCAGGATTCCGTCGGGATTTTGTGGAAGAAACGCTGCTCCCTCCCGGCCTCGCCGGCGAGCTACGCCCGACATGTATGGTCGCGGTCCTGAGAAAGCCCCCGGAAACTGAAAAAGCCACTGGCCGCTGAGGCGAGGAAGCCAAGCCCCAGCGTCCATCATTCGGTGGACTTGGGTACCAGGAAGGTCTGCTTGCTGGAGGTCACCAAACGGCCGTCGCTGCGCTCGAAGCAAATGACCATCTGTATCTCGCGCCCGCTGACATCGAGATCTCCGAAGGGCAGAGGGAGGCCGTAACCCCAACCGAGCGTTTTTTTCTCTTTGGCGCGAAACGGAACCGCTTCCTCGACGTTGAACGCCCACTCTTTCACCAGTTTACTCTGCCTCTTGCCATCTTTGCCCGTTTCGACCACGAACATTCTCGGGCGGATAATCCCGTCGCCGAACACGCCCAGCCCCTTCGGTCCCAGAAGATACAGAGCGGAGACGTAGATGCCCGAGACCCTGGTACGGTCGGCATTCCACAGCCAAGGCGCAGTTGACTTGTAGAATGCCACGATGCTGACTACGCTGGGCTCGGTCGGCATTCGGGCGACCTCCTGGACAAGCGCGCCGCCCGACCCGGTTGCCGCCTCTTGAGGCTGAACGCAACCGGTCGCCAAGAGAGTGCCTGCCGCCGCGATGAACAAGTGGCCCACCCGGCGGAAGTGGATTCCCGAGTTGGTCAGGATCATTGCCATTCAAGGGCACCCCTGGAGCACGATCAGCCTCATGCCGGACGCGCCACCGTCGGTGGTCTGTCGCTGACGGACGCCGGCATCCCCGTGACCGACGAACAGCGACCGTCCCTCGACGAGCTCACCGCCGAGCTTTTCCCGAAACCGTTACGGGCGGCTGGATGGCGACTGCCGGCACCGGGCCGGTTCGGACGCTGCTGGCGGCGGGGCCGTACTCGTCGATCTCCGGTCCGAAGAGTTCGTCCTCTCCGGCCTCATGGTCCGCCGGACGCGTCTGGGCCGGCGTTTGTAGGCCTTCAACATCGGTCGGCTTGACCTGGAGTCCCTGCATGAGCGGGTTGGTCCGGATTCGATCGTCTATGATCCCCGTCTGGTCGCGCATCTCGACGGACAGCTTGCGGGCATCCTCGACCGCCCGCATCACCCGCGGCGTCAGGATGATCAGCAACTCGGTCTTGGTGTCCCGCTTGGTGGTCGAGCGGAACAGGCTCCCAAGAATCGGAATATCGCCCACAATCGGCACCTTCGACTCGGTGTCGTCTCGCTTCCCCTTGATCAGGCCGCCGATGATGATGGTCTCCCCGTCCTTGATCGTTACGGAGGTTTCAGCTTCTCGTGTATTGATGATCGGGGCCTTGATGCCGTTGCCCAGGTCCTGGCTGGATGCGCTGACGTTCTTGATCTCGGGCTTGATATACATATTCACGAAATTGTCGGGGTTGATAATCGGCGTCACGGTCAGCTTGACGGTCGCATCGACGTAATCCACCGTCGGGATGACAACGCCTTGACTCACGCTGGCGCTCTTGACGATGGGCACTTGGTCGCCGATCGAGATAAATGCCGCCTGACCGTCCTGTACCATGATTGACGGCCGGGCCAGGATTTCCGTCCGACCCTCACCCTGTAGCGCCCGAAGAAGGAAGCTGAAGTCCTCTCCCGTGACGGTGAAGCTGAAGCCGCCGCCGGCGGCCACTCCGAGGTCGGTTCCGAATACGATATCGTAATCGCCCCCCTGAGGCAGACCCGTGTTCGCGTTGAGCGTGGCCGTTTCGCTGAACAGCAGGTCCTGGGCGGCGAACTCCATGCCAAGGTCGAAGCTGTTATCCACGGTCACCTCGGCCATCAACATCTGGATCATCACTTGCGGGATCGGCTGATCCAGCTCGTTGATCATGCGGTAGACCAGCGATTCCATTCGCGGACTACAGCTCACCAGCAGCAGGTTCGACTCTTTCTTGTTGCTGCTGCCGCCGCTCTCGTCGGCGGCGATCTGTCCGGTGGCGGCCTCGGTGATGATGACCTGCCGCTGGAATCGCCGCTGGCTGGCCTCCTCGCCGAAAGCCTTTTCCATCAACTCGCTTTCCTGATCGAAGTACTCGGTCAGAGTCTTGGCGACCTCGGAGGCCCTGGTATTTCGCAACTGAACCACCTTGGCGATGCGCTCGTCCAGTTCCCTGTAATCGAGCTGGAGCACCAGCGACTCCACGATGCGCAAGTGCGCCGGGCTTCCGGCGGCGATCAGCGTGTTGGTCCGTTTGTCGACGGCAAACTCCACCTCCAGGACGCCGCCCGTGCCGCTCACACCGGCGGCCGCGGCCAGACCGGCCGCTGCTCCCTCGCCGAGCGTGATCTGCGGGGCCGAACCGCTGCTGCCCCCGCCCTGCGTCTTGAACAGGCCCTCGAGCAAGTCCCTCATTTCCTCCGCGTCGGCGTTGAGCAACTCGAAGACCCGCAGCGAAATCGTCTGCGGCTCGATGCTGTCGAGCATCTCGACCAGCATGCGCATCATGTCGATGCTGCCGGCCGGAGCCAGCACCAGCAGCGAGTTGGTGTAGGGATCGGGCACGATGGTCACGTCCTGGTGAACCAGTTTCTGGGTGATTTCCTCGCCCGAATCGGGATTTCGATGGGCGACGAAATCAATGATCATCTTCCGAACGTTCTTCCCGTCGCTGCCGCCCGCGCCGGCGTTCTTGAAGAAATCATCGAGGAGTTTGGCCAGATCCTCAGCCTTGGCGCTGTGGAGCTTGAATACCCGCATGGAGCGAGTGTCGATCGGACCGGCAAGGTCGATCTTTCTCAGGATCTCCTTGATCTGGACCATGAGGTCGGGCGTGGCCCAGACGGCCACCGAGTTGGTCCTCGGTTCGGCTGCCACCGTATAACCGCCCTCGCGATCCCGTTGCTGCTGTTCCATCAGGTCGGTCAGCGTCTTAACGACGTCCTCGGCCTTTGCTTCACTCAGCGAGATGATCTCCATCTGGTCGGAGATCTTCGTCTTGCGGTCCAGCAGACCGACCAGTTCCTGCATTTTGATGTGATCGTCCTGGGAGGCGGTCACCAGCAGGCCGTTGGAGGCGTCGAAGGGAATGATGGTGATCGGTGTCTGTTCGCCCTTTGGCGTCTGTTTCTCAAAGAGGTCGGTCAGGCTCTTTGCAACCTGGCTCGCCGAGGCTTCCTTGAGCTCATAAAACTGCGTGATCCCGCTGGGAATTCGAGGCGCGATGTCGAGCTTCGGCACGATTTCCTCGACCCGTTGCATCGCGTAGCGCGTGCCCACGACGATCAGCCGGTTGTTGCGGACCTCAGGCGTGATCTCGAAGCCCAGTTCATCGGCCTGGTCGCCGGGCATGCTCTTCTTCAACCCCTCGAGCATCGTCTTCAGCGTTTCCGCGGCCTTCACGGCATCGGCATGCTGCAGATCGAAAAACCGGGCGTATGCCTGAGCCATCGGCGTCTCCGAACGGTCGATTTCCTGCAACACCTTCTCGACGATCGCGTAGTTCTCGGGGCTGGCGCTCACGATCAGGCAACTGCTGCGAACGTCGGGAATGACGGTGACCTTCTTCATCGAGTCGGGCAGGTTCTTGTCGTCGACACCCGCCTTGTAGATTCCCTTCTCGAACAGGTCGGTGATGGTCTTTTCAGCCTTGGCCACGTCGATGTTCCGGACGTAATAGACGCGGATGATGCCGTCGACCGGCGGCGGAGTGTCCAGCTTGTTGACCAGCGAGACGACCTCTTCGTAATTGCGCTTGGATGCAACCACCAGCAGCATTCGCGTCAGCGGGTCGGCGACCACGTAGACCCGTTCCGAGGGCTGCTCCTTGGCGTTCGGGTCGGTGCTCAGCTCGAGACGCTTGTCCATGACGTCCTGCACCGTCTCGGCCACCTTGCCGGCGTCATTGTTCTGCACCCGCACCTGGTAGATGTCGAGCATCGGCGACAGCTTCTGCTGCCCGAGCTGGTCCACGAGCTTCTGGATGGCCTCGAAGTCCTCCATGTTCGACGCGATGACCAGCGAGTTGGTCCGCGAATCGGACACGATCACCGGCTCGTCGGCCGGCAAGCCGCCCTCCTGGCGGAGCTTGGCGCGCCGCTGCCACAATTCCCCGATTTTGTCGGCGATGTCCGGCGCAGTCAGGTTATCGGGCAGGTTGATGATCTTGATCTGGCCCAGCCAGTCATCCTCGGTGCCGTCGAGCTTCTTGACCAGGTCTTCGATCTCCTGGAAGTTCGCGTCGTTGGCCGCGATGATCAGGCTGTTGGTCCGGATGTCCTCAATCAGCAGAATGCTCTCCCGCTCCTTGGCCATTTCACCCAGCCGCTCGGCGATTTTCTGCCGCTGGTCGGCCAGTTGCTGAGCCACCTCGCGAATCCGGCGAACGTCGGAATGCTCCAGCTTGACCATGCGAACCGGGAACTTGTTGGCAATCTTGTCCACATCGACCGTCTTCACGATCTGCTGGACCAGCAGAAGCTGCTCGGGCCGGCCCGAGACGATCAGGGTATTGGTCCGCTTGTCGGCCACCAGGCTGATCGGAGCCATCAGGCCCTTGGTGATGGTGTCGGGGGTGCGGCCTTTCACCGCCTCTTTGCCGGGGACGTCGGTCACTTTCTGGCTCTGGTCGAAAATCTTCTGCAAGTCGTCCCGCAGGCTCACCGCGTCAGCGTGCTCGAGCGGGAAAAGGCTGAGCATGATCTCGTCCGCCAGCGGCATACCGTCGAGCTCCGAGATGATTTCTTTCAACGGCTCGATGTTGCCCTCAACCGTGGCAATGATCACCGAATTGGTGCCGGGCTCGGCGAACAGCTTGATCGGCTTTTCGAGATCAACCGGCTTCAGTTCCTTCTGGTTCTCATCTTTCGCAAGGACAACCTGCAGGCGGCGGATCTGCTCCTTCATCGCCTTCGCCGCGTCGCTCTGCGAGACGAGCATATCGTTGAGGGCTTTGACCAGGTCGGCGGCCACGGCCTTCTTGAGCGGCACGATGGCAACCTTCGCAACGCCGCCGGTCTCGGGGCTTGGCTCCACGTCGATGATGTCCAGAAGCTGCCTGATCTGTTCGATGTCTCGCTCCGACGCCGACACGAGCAACATATTGGTGCGCACATCGGCATAAAGGGTATACAATTCCTTCGATGCGCCGCGCTGCTGCTGCAGGAGTTTCAGCAGGTTTTTGATGGCCTCCTCGGCCTCGGCCGCCTTGATGTGTTTCAGGGGCAGCGGCACGACCTTCACGTTCCCGCCGATCGGAGATTGATCCAGCGCCTCGACCATCATCTCAACCTCTTTGAGGTTGCCGATCGCCGTGGCGACCATCAACAGGTTTGCCCGGGGGTCGGGAATAATCGTCAGCCGATCCTCCGGGCGAATCTGGCCGGAGACCGGTTTCTTGTATTCATTCCAGAGTTTCTGGATGTTCGTCGCCACATCGGTGGCCTGTGCCGACTGCAGAGTAAAAACCCTGACCGTCTGCTCCGCCTCGGGCGGCTGGGCGTCAAGCAGATTGATCAAGGCCTCGATCACTTTGAGGTCTTCCTCGTTGGCCTCAATGATAAGCTCGCCGGTGGCGGTCGAGTGGATGCTTACCGTGTCGCCGGAGAGCGGGCCCAATTCCCGAATCTCGACGGCCGACGGAGCAGGCGCGGCCGGGGCACGCGCGGCGACGGTGGGGGCTGCGGACGAGGCCTGAAGCTTTCTGCGAAGCGCGTCGAGATCGACGGAAGACTCAGGCCGACTTGCGGGCCCGCGGAGCGGCAGCGGCGTCGATGAGGCAGTCGCCTCCGACGGCAGGGTCGTCGGCTTGGTGACAACCGTCAACGGCACGGCTCTGGCGGGCCTGGGCGAGAGCACAGATTCATCGCCCGCGCGCGACCCGTCCGATGCCGCCGGTCGGGAAGCGGTGGGAATCCTGCCGACCCTGCGCAGCGCGCCTGCGGCCGGTCGAGTCGTAGTCGGTGAATCCGTCACCTCTCCCACCGGGATCACCGTCACACGGTCACCGCTGATGATCGTTCTCTTCGCTATGGGTCCGAATGATTCCGGGGGCGCGGTCTGCCCGACTGCCGCTATCAGAATCAGCCATGAATACCACATGCGACGACTCCTTCACGCGTTAAGTCCCGCTCCGGCCTCACACTTAGACATCGGCCGAAGCGCAACGTCCGTCACAATCCAATACCTGTCAGGGCCGCGCCGGCCCATCGGGGCGAGCGAAGTATACCAGATTCATTTGTCAACCACCGCTTTCCAGCGGCTCCCTCACCGCCAGGTCTACACTGGCGGGCAAGCCGCCAGTGGCACCCACGCTGGCCCCAGAATCCCTTCTCGCTGACCCCAGAATCCCTTCTCGCTGGCCCCAGAATCCCTTCTCGCTGGCCCCAGAATCCNNNNNNNNNNNNNNNNNNNNNNNNNNNNNNNNNNNNNNNNNNNNNNNNNNNNNNNNNNNNNNNNNNNNNNNNNNNNNNNNNNNNNNNNNNNNNNNNNNNNGCCCCAGAATCCTTTCTGGGGCCTTCCGTGCCGAGGATTCCATCCTCATTCTCGCTGGCCCCAGAATCCTTTCTGGGGCCTTCCGTGCCGAGGATTCCATCCTCATTCTCGCCCAATGCGGAATGGATTCCGCCAAGCGAGGCGGCCCTGCTTCGCGGCCAGCGCTTCGCAGGACCGGCCCGGAAAGGATTCCGGGCCGAGCGAATTCCAGGCCAAGCAAGCCGACTCATCTCCTCTGTTGCGTCCGGCCGTTTTGCTGCTCAATGTAGGCCTCAAGCACCTTCTGAATATCCTGGGCCGATTTGGTCTTGACCGGCACGACCAACGCCCGCCGGCCACCCGTGGCCGGTCGCTTCTGCTCCAGCTCGGTGGCCAGCTTCCTTACCGTTTCGAACAGTTCCGGCGCACCGGAGACGATCAGGGTCGAGGACCGTTCTTCTCCGGCGATGGCCACCTGCCGCGGCTTGTAGGTGCTTTGGGAGCTGGCCTTGGCTCGCTCGCCGGCGTTGATGACGTCCTGAATCTGCCTGGCCAGGGAGACCACGTCCACGCCCCGGCTGACAGGTATAACCTCAAGTCCTGACGGACCTTCAGTCTGCTTGTCCAACTCCCGCACCATGTCCTCAATCAGGTTGAGATCCACGGTGCGAGCCCGCACGATCAGTGAATTCGTGGAGTCATCGGACATGATCACCGGAACGTCATTCTGGGTGGTTCGCCTCCCGCTGCGGCTTTGTGTCGGGTTGGCGAACAGCTCCCTGAGCGTCCCCGCCAGTGTCGCGGCCGCGGCGTTCTTCACGGGGATGATCTTGGGCGCCCCGGCCCCTTCGACCTGCTTGTCCATGTCCAGGGCGATCTTCTCCACGCGGTCCAGTTCATCCTGCGAACCGCTGGCGATCAGGGCGTTGAGGGTCGCCGAGGCCTGAAGCCGGATGTCACCGATCAACTCGGACGTCGATCCGCGACGTCCGGCGGTTGCACCCGGCTTGCGGAGATACTCGTTCAGGATTTCAAGCGTCTCCTGGGCGTCGACGAACTGCAGCGGGATGATCCGCAACTGGTCGACCTCGTCGGTAACCGGCTTGTCCAGCTCGGCGACCATGGTCTTGATTCCTTCCATGTCGGCCTTACCGGCCGAGACGACCAGCGCGTTCGCGTTGGAGTCGGCGGCAAAAGTGATCGGCGGTCCCGAGCTCGACATGCCGCGACGTCCCATCTGGTACGTCTGGCGAAGCACCTCGAGAATATCCTCGGCGCGGGCATTCTTGAGGCGAATGATCTCCTGCTGCGGCACGTTGGTCGACTGCTGGTCGAGTTCGTCGATCATCTTGCGGATGATCTGCAGCTTCTCGGCGGATGCGCTGATTACCACCGAGTTGGTGGCCCGCTCAGCCACGGCGTTAACCCGCTCCGAATCGGGCACGTTGCCGCGAGCCGGGTAGGTCTGCGAAATCACCGTGGCAACCGAGCTGGGATCGGCGTTGGTCAGCGGGATGACCGCATACTGACGCCCGCCGGCATTCGGATCGCTCGGGTCGACGACGGCGCTGTCCACCTTCTCGATGAGCTGCTGGAGCTCCTCGAGGCGCTCCTCGGGGCCGGTCAGCACAACCGCGTCGGCGGCGTCGCTGGCGGTGATTTTGATGTCATCCTGCAGCGACGGGTCGCGGCCGCCGCTCTTGCCCGGCTTACGCAGGTACTCGGTGAGCATGGTCATCATCTCGCGAGCCGGCAGCTTCTTGACCTGAACCACCCGCATGGCCCGCTTCTGGCCGCCCTCCTGCGGACTGATGTCGAGCTGCTCGATCATGGCCTGGGCCTGCTCGAGTTCGCCCGGCGTACAGGTCACCAACAGCTTGCGAGCCCCGGGAACCGGAGTGAATACCGCCGGCGTTCGACCGGTCCGGGTGCGGGGACCCGAGTTGTACACCGTCGTCAGCGTCTGAGCGACGTCTTCCGGATCAGCGTTCTTGAGGTCCAAGGTGTAGGTCTTGCGGCCGGCGGCGTCCGATTGATCCAGCGCATCAATGATCGCCTGGACCTTCTTATGGTTCTCCTCGGACGCGGTGACAAAGACGGAATTGGTTGCGTAGTCTGGGCCGGCAGTGACCTGCTCCTGCAACGGCCGCTGCTCCTGTCCGGCGAACTGGTCGGTGATCGCCTTGGTCACCACGCTCGGATCGGAAAACTTGAGCATGTACGGCTTGATGACCCTCGTGTCCTCCGTGTCGGGAGCCACGTCCAGTTCTTGAATGATCTTCTTGAACCGCTCCATATCGGCCTTGTTCGCGGTCATCACCAGCGTGTTGGCGGTATCGTTGGCCTGGACCGTGACCGGATACTGGCGGGTCAGCTTGTTCGGTTTCATGGTCTGCGTGATCATGTCGGTCAGCGTCTTGGCCAGCAGCGAGGCCCGGACGTTCTTGACCTTGATGGTCTCCGGCATCTTGGGGTCATCGACAATGGCGTTATCCAGGTCCTCGACAATTTCGCGGACCTTGGCGTGGTTTTCCTCGGACGCGGTCACCACCAGGGCACCGGTGGAATAGTCAACGTCGACGACCACCTGGTCGCGAACCGGGAGTTGGTCCTGCTTGCCGAACCGCTTGGTGATCATCATCTGGGTGGACCCGAGGTCGGCAAATTTCAGCACGTACGGTTTGGTCAGCCGCAAGTCCTCGGCGGGCTGGCTGTCGAGTTTGGCGATCAGCTCCTTGATCGAATCCATCGCCTGCTGATTCTTTGCCGTCACCAGCAACGTGCCGGCCGTGTCGTTTGGCTCGACGCTGACCGGATACTGGTTGGTTCGCCTGTCAGCGGCGTATGAAGACCTGATCATGGCCGTCAAGCGATTCGCCAACTGGGTGGGCAATATGTGCTTCACCGGTATCGCCTCCGGCGCAACCATTCGCTCGCGGTCCTCTTTGTCGATTT includes:
- a CDS encoding dockerin type I domain-containing protein, producing MVRQCPGEEDRLQVHVPQELVNEMRKIYPSGGPVPAQLDEAILAAARVRIATRRRAWIVLRRVSIAVTAAAAAIGLAVWIGQGGLKSTPSPEMMIAAVTPAGPKDIDRNGRVDILDAFILARHLDERLGTTADTSGADALVGPQDSAASARKASGRGEARPSDWDVNGDGVIDQGDVDAVAMAAVSLKGGAS
- a CDS encoding secretin N-terminal domain-containing protein yields the protein MWYSWLILIAAVGQTAPPESFGPIAKRTIISGDRVTVIPVGEVTDSPTTTRPAAGALRRVGRIPTASRPAASDGSRAGDESVLSPRPARAVPLTVVTKPTTLPSEATASSTPLPLRGPASRPESSVDLDALRRKLQASSAAPTVAARAPAAPAPSAVEIRELGPLSGDTVSIHSTATGELIIEANEEDLKVIEALINLLDAQPPEAEQTVRVFTLQSAQATDVATNIQKLWNEYKKPVSGQIRPEDRLTIIPDPRANLLMVATAIGNLKEVEMMVEALDQSPIGGNVKVVPLPLKHIKAAEAEEAIKNLLKLLQQQRGASKELYTLYADVRTNMLLVSASERDIEQIRQLLDIIDVEPSPETGGVAKVAIVPLKKAVAADLVKALNDMLVSQSDAAKAMKEQIRRLQVVLAKDENQKELKPVDLEKPIKLFAEPGTNSVIIATVEGNIEPLKEIISELDGMPLADEIMLSLFPLEHADAVSLRDDLQKIFDQSQKVTDVPGKEAVKGRTPDTITKGLMAPISLVADKRTNTLIVSGRPEQLLLVQQIVKTVDVDKIANKFPVRMVKLEHSDVRRIREVAQQLADQRQKIAERLGEMAKERESILLIEDIRTNSLIIAANDANFQEIEDLVKKLDGTEDDWLGQIKIINLPDNLTAPDIADKIGELWQRRAKLRQEGGLPADEPVIVSDSRTNSLVIASNMEDFEAIQKLVDQLGQQKLSPMLDIYQVRVQNNDAGKVAETVQDVMDKRLELSTDPNAKEQPSERVYVVADPLTRMLLVVASKRNYEEVVSLVNKLDTPPPVDGIIRVYYVRNIDVAKAEKTITDLFEKGIYKAGVDDKNLPDSMKKVTVIPDVRSSCLIVSASPENYAIVEKVLQEIDRSETPMAQAYARFFDLQHADAVKAAETLKTMLEGLKKSMPGDQADELGFEITPEVRNNRLIVVGTRYAMQRVEEIVPKLDIAPRIPSGITQFYELKEASASQVAKSLTDLFEKQTPKGEQTPITIIPFDASNGLLVTASQDDHIKMQELVGLLDRKTKISDQMEIISLSEAKAEDVVKTLTDLMEQQQRDREGGYTVAAEPRTNSVAVWATPDLMVQIKEILRKIDLAGPIDTRSMRVFKLHSAKAEDLAKLLDDFFKNAGAGGSDGKNVRKMIIDFVAHRNPDSGEEITQKLVHQDVTIVPDPYTNSLLVLAPAGSIDMMRMLVEMLDSIEPQTISLRVFELLNADAEEMRDLLEGLFKTQGGGSSGSAPQITLGEGAAAGLAAAAGVSGTGGVLEVEFAVDKRTNTLIAAGSPAHLRIVESLVLQLDYRELDERIAKVVQLRNTRASEVAKTLTEYFDQESELMEKAFGEEASQRRFQRQVIITEAATGQIAADESGGSSNKKESNLLLVSCSPRMESLVYRMINELDQPIPQVMIQMLMAEVTVDNSFDLGMEFAAQDLLFSETATLNANTGLPQGGDYDIVFGTDLGVAAGGGFSFTVTGEDFSFLLRALQGEGRTEILARPSIMVQDGQAAFISIGDQVPIVKSASVSQGVVIPTVDYVDATVKLTVTPIINPDNFVNMYIKPEIKNVSASSQDLGNGIKAPIINTREAETSVTIKDGETIIIGGLIKGKRDDTESKVPIVGDIPILGSLFRSTTKRDTKTELLIILTPRVMRAVEDARKLSVEMRDQTGIIDDRIRTNPLMQGLQVKPTDVEGLQTPAQTRPADHEAGEDELFGPEIDEYGPAASSVRTGPVPAVAIQPPVTVSGKARR